One part of the Eucalyptus grandis isolate ANBG69807.140 chromosome 10, ASM1654582v1, whole genome shotgun sequence genome encodes these proteins:
- the LOC104422601 gene encoding LOW QUALITY PROTEIN: DNA (cytosine-5)-methyltransferase DRM2-like (The sequence of the model RefSeq protein was modified relative to this genomic sequence to represent the inferred CDS: inserted 1 base in 1 codon): IWVLQEVVNPSSEEKKLLFLTDMGYTVEEASIAIERCDLYSILPLLEDNLFLPLDVVGPDASVAELADFICAGQMSKEADALLGPEEEPRLLNNFTKHKKRKHSNCDAWSKKRRGEKKLLHGDEEPIRLPNPMVGFGVPTESRTIVHRTLPEAAIGPAYFYYEYVALVPKGVWDTVSRFFYDVEPEFVESKYFCATARKRGYVHNLPINNRFPLLPLPPRTIHEALPLTKKWRPLWDTRTKLNCLQTCIGSAELXREALEHHDGESEPPLRIQKYVHYECRKWNLVWVGRNKLAPLEPDEVEMLLGFPKNHTRGGGISRTHRYKSLGNSFQVDTVAYHLSVLKDLFPAGMNLLSLFSGIGGAEVALRRLGIPLKNVVSMEISEVNRNIMRSWWEQTNQKGNLTHIADVQQLNGDRLEQLMNSFGGFNLIIGGSPCNYLAGSNRHSRDGLEGKESSLFYDYFRILDLVKCIMSKGH; encoded by the exons ATATGGGTCTTGCAGGAAGTCGTCAATCCTTCGTCTGAAGAGAAGAAACTGTTGTTTTTGACGGATATGGGGTACACAGTGGAAGAAGCTTCCATCGCCATAGAAAGATGTGATCTGTATTCTATTCTTCCGCTTTTG GAAGATAacctctttcttcctctcgaTGTTGTAGGTCCTGACGCCTCAGTAGCCGAGCTGGCGGATTTCATATGTGCTGGTCAGATGTCAAAGGAAGCAGATGCCCTTCTAGGACCTGAAGAGGAG CCCAGACTGCTCAATAACTTTACAAAGCACAAGAAGAGGAAACATTCTAATTGTGATGCTTGgagcaagaaaagaagaggcgAGAAAAAGCTCTTGCATGGAGATGAGGAGCCGATTCGTCTCCCAAATCCCATGGTCGGGTTTGGGGTACCCACGGAGTCGAGAACAATAGTTCACCGAACACTTCCAGAGGCGGCTATTGGACCTGCCTACTTTTACTATGAATACGTAGCACTTGTTCCCAAGGGAGTTTGGGACACCGTTTCTCGGTTCTTTTATGATGTGGAACCAGAATTTGTAGAGTCGAAGTACTTCTGTGCTACTGCAAGAAAAAGGGGCTATGTCCATAACCTGCCTATCAATAACAggtttcctcttcttccactcCCTCCGCGCACGATTCATGAAGCATTGCCGTTGACGAAGAAGTGGCGGCCTTTATGGGACACAAGGACGAAGCTGAATTGCTTACAAACATGCATTGGCAGCGCAGAGC ACAGAGAGGCTCTTGAACATCACGATGGCGAGTCAGAGCCTCCTCTGAGGATCCAAAAGTATGTCCATTATGAATGCCGCAAGTGGAACCTCGTGTGGGTGGGAAGAAACAAGCTGGCTCCGTTGGAGCCTGATGAAGTGGAAATGCTTTTGGGTTTCCCAAAAAATCACACCAGAGGAGGTGGGATTAGCAGAACCCATAGATACAAATCGCTGGGCAATTCCTTCCAG GTTGATACTGTGGCTTATCATCTCTCCGTCCTGAAGGATTTGTTCCCTGCTGGAAtgaacctcctctctctcttctcaggAATTGGTGGCGCAGAAGTTGCTCTTCGTCGGCTTGGAATCCCGCTAAAAAACGTGGTCTCCATGGAAATATCTGAAGTCAACAGAAATATCATGAGGAGTTGGTGGGAGCAAACGAACCAGAAGGGCAATTTGACCCACATAGCGGATGTTCAACAGTTGAATGGGGACAGGCTGGAGCAGCTTATGAACTCCTTTGGCGGGTTCAATCTCATCATTGGCGGAAGCCCATGCAACTATCTCGCCGGCAGTAACAGGCACAGCAGGGATGGGCTGGAAGGCAAGGAGTCCTCGCTTTTCTATGATTATTTTCGGATTTTGGATCTGGTCAAGTGCATCATGTCCAAAGGCCACTGA
- the LOC104423897 gene encoding LOW QUALITY PROTEIN: phosphoenolpyruvate/phosphate translocator 2, chloroplastic (The sequence of the model RefSeq protein was modified relative to this genomic sequence to represent the inferred CDS: substituted 2 bases at 2 genomic stop codons), translating into MTPFPKPRSGDILRSPSTRDASPLKSLERGVHNSGLLPLRTVSRLRSASRPHALVPAASSSPSSSLLFLRWKEDGTKARTASAPGIAEDGPMKLGGIARTLRVVVMSVARYLLNIYFNICNKQVLKVHPFPATVTAFEFGXGTVIILLMWASRLYPVPKLTRSPLAAILPLAVAHTMGNLLTNISIGRVAVSFTHTIKAMEPFFTVVVASLFLGERSSFWVVSSLVPTVCGVALASFTETSFNWIGFGSAMASNLTNQXRNVFSKKFMVNKEETLENINTFSVMTIMSFMFLAPTAIFVEGFKFTPSYLQSAASQGLHIKELCVRSLLAGFCFHSYQQVSYGILQMVSPVTHSVGNCAKRVVVIISSVVFFQTPISPINSLGTALALAGVFLYSNAKRMTPKLKVS; encoded by the exons ATGACGCCATTCCCGAAACCTCGAAGTGGAGACATCCTTCGGTCCCCTTCGACTCGCGATGCATCGCCCCTGAAGTCGCTTGAGCGCGGGGTCCATAACTCCGGCCTCCTGCCTTTGAGGACGGTTTCGCGGCTCCGTTCTGCCTCGCGACCCCATGCGCTGGTTccagctgcttcttcttctccttcatcttcgcTTCTTTTTCTGAGATGGAAGGAAGATGGCACCAAGGCCAGGACTGCTTCGGCGCCCGGGATAGCGGAGGACGGCCCCATGAAGCTGGGCGGCATCGCGAGGACGCTGCGGGTCGTTGTCATGTCCGTGGCTCGGTACCTTTTGAACATCTACTTCAACATTTGCAACAagcag GTCCTGAAGGTACACCCTTTCCCAGCAACAGTGACAGCATTTGAGTTTGGGTGAGGGACAGTGATTATTCTCCTGATGTGGGCATCTAGACTCTATCCAGTCCCCAAGCTCACTCGATCTCCG CTTGCAGCAATTCTACCACTGGCTGTGGCACACACAATGGGGAACCTCCTTACCAACATAAGTATTGGGAGAGTGGCTGTTTCTTTCACTCACACCATCAAAGCCATGGAGCCTTTCTTCACAGTTGTTGTTGCTTCTCTGTTCCTTGGGGAG AGGTCATCATTCTGGGTTGTTTCCTCCCTGGTGCCAACTGTATGTGGAGTGGCACTCGCATCTTTCACCGAGACTTCATTTAACTG GATTGGCTTTGGCAGCGCAATGGCTTCCAATTTGACAAACCAATAGCGTAACGTATTCAGCAAGAAATTCATGGTCAACAAAGAG GAAACATTGGAAAATATCAACACCTTCTCAGTGATGACGATAATGTCTTTCATGTTCCTGGCTCCCACAGCTATTTTCGTTGAGGGTTTTAAGTTCACTCCTTCATACCTGCAATCTGCA GCAAGTCAAGGTTTGCACATTAAAGAGCTGTGCGTGAGATCTCTTTTGGCTGGATTCTGCTTCCACAGCTATCAGCAG GTCTCTTATGGGATACTACAGATGGTATCGCCAGTCACTCACTCCGTCGGAAACTGTGCGAAGCGTGTGGTGGTCATAATTTCTTCAGTCGTCTTCTTCCAAACACCGATTTCGCCCATCAACTCCCTCG GAACTGCGTTGGCTCTCGCCGGAGTCTTCCTGTACTCAAATGCCAAGAGGATGACGCCAAAACTGAAGGTCTCATGA